A region from the Leptospirillum ferriphilum ML-04 genome encodes:
- the pstS gene encoding phosphate ABC transporter substrate-binding protein PstS gives MKFFKRSAGLVAVLAVVSVLSGVGKALATDLAISGSTMLFPLEQVWADAYMKSHPGVHVSVASTGSGFGISNAANGNITIGASDSYLTKGLGKRYGNLVSIPVAFDDSQVIYNIPGIKKSQIIKMDGPTLARIFMGKIRFWNDKAIRAINPGVKFPHQRIEVIHRADASGTTFVFTDYLSQTSKEWYENISRDLSPSWPVGSGYNGSDAVVAAVLTTPGAIGYAGLGWINEYHLSSMALKNRDGYYVVGSVKTINNAGVAALHDPSFPDDFNRTIVWNLHGKDVYPDANFEFWMVSTDLPHSTMMEVKNMIIWALTKGQYPQYTVKTGFAPLPFAPLKPRLNKILNRLLPGNTFKIETGG, from the coding sequence ATGAAATTCTTCAAACGCTCTGCAGGACTGGTAGCGGTCCTGGCGGTCGTCTCCGTTCTTTCGGGAGTCGGAAAGGCCCTGGCCACCGATCTCGCCATCTCCGGTTCCACCATGCTCTTTCCCCTCGAACAGGTGTGGGCCGACGCCTACATGAAGAGCCATCCGGGGGTGCATGTCTCCGTGGCGTCGACCGGATCGGGATTTGGAATCTCCAATGCCGCCAACGGCAACATCACCATCGGGGCTTCCGACTCCTATCTGACCAAGGGGCTCGGGAAGCGTTATGGGAACCTCGTCTCGATCCCGGTAGCCTTCGACGACAGCCAGGTGATCTACAACATCCCCGGGATCAAAAAGTCCCAGATTATCAAAATGGACGGTCCGACCTTGGCCCGCATCTTCATGGGCAAGATCCGGTTCTGGAATGACAAGGCCATCCGGGCGATCAATCCGGGCGTCAAGTTCCCCCACCAGAGGATCGAAGTCATTCACCGTGCCGACGCCTCGGGAACCACCTTCGTCTTTACCGACTATCTATCCCAGACATCGAAGGAATGGTACGAGAACATCAGTCGTGATCTTTCCCCCTCCTGGCCGGTCGGTTCTGGCTACAACGGATCCGATGCCGTCGTCGCTGCCGTCCTGACGACTCCCGGCGCCATCGGGTATGCGGGGCTTGGCTGGATCAACGAATATCATCTGAGTTCCATGGCCTTAAAAAACCGCGACGGCTACTATGTGGTCGGCTCAGTCAAGACGATCAATAATGCTGGCGTGGCGGCCCTTCACGACCCCTCCTTTCCGGACGACTTCAACCGCACCATTGTCTGGAACCTTCATGGAAAGGATGTTTATCCCGATGCCAACTTCGAGTTCTGGATGGTGAGCACCGACCTCCCCCATTCGACCATGATGGAAGTCAAGAATATGATCATCTGGGCGCTCACCAAGGGCCAGTATCCCCAGTACACAGTGAAGACCGGCTTTGCTCCGCTTCCATTCGCCCCTTTGAAGCCGCGTCTCAATAAGATTTTGAACCGGCTCCTTCCCGGAAACACTTTCAAAATCGAGACTGGAGGATAG